In Capricornis sumatraensis isolate serow.1 chromosome 6, serow.2, whole genome shotgun sequence, the genomic window GCCTTGGCAGTGGCCATTGTGGCTGCCccgccagccactctgccagcAGGAAAGGTGACCTGTCCCGTCCCAGCtttaaccacagatccttgggcCAAAGagggtaacattaaaaaaaaaaaaaaaaacaactaattaAGTGTAGGAATACCATAAATTCTACTTTTTCCTCTGATAAAATTATCCAGGAAGATAAAACAGGGTACATACAGTTTCAGTACTTATATGCCTTGGTgcttaaaatgaagatttttcaCTACAGAATCTAACTGGTACTTAAgtattaataaaaacaatacGCAATTACAGCAAGAAAAGatatgaaactataaaacacattatttaatcctatttaaaacaattctttttaagtttaaaatttcaTGATAAACTGAAATTTCTTATTAATTGCTAATCATAAAGTTTAATACTTTGGACTATATAATATATTGGGGCTACTGATTATTGCCCCTTTTCTTCTTAGGTAGTATTAATtatcattcaaataaaaattctacTTCTTTTTGTTCCTATATGTATACCTGACATTTACATTGGTGAAAAGAGGGAAAAAGGTTACTTAAAGTCTTCAAGTAAAACTTCAAAAAATCTTTTCACAGAAGCAGTTTTAACACATCACAGTCTGCTCATAAGCACAAAATTTGCAGTCAAAAGTTGCACATAAAgggtttattttaaatgttttaaggaTAGGATAGAGTTAcatcataattataaaaattacttaCAGAATTAACAGCTTTATATTGTTTATACTTCTAAATGCAGAGAACAGGGAACTGTCTACacattgtataaaataaaattaaaattaaaaatgaattcaagCTTGAAAGATGAGGTCATTTACCTAATTTTAAAATGCGAACACGAAGACCTCTGAACTATACACATTCGTTCAACTGCACTAATGATGGAAAATACAAAAAGCGCAGCATTTCCAAGGAACCACAGACATTTCAACCATAATTGTTTTCTGTTATAATAATTATTCCTGTTTTGTCTTTggagaactttctttttttaagacaatCAGCTTAATAATGTTTTCAGGCACTACAATTTGTGACAATCAAAACAGTCTTCTAATGGGTCCACGGCGTTCAGAGATTCAAGCCCAATGCACTTCGGGGTTTGGCACGTAAaacaataatagaaatgaaatctGGTTTAGAAGCAACTGTGATTGTTTTAAGAATGCACAGTCCCTTCAAATGCTGCAAGACATACACAACAGGAAAATCACCTTCTGTTGGCACTACATTTGCTTCACCAGTGCATTTATATCCTACAACCACTAAAACAGCACAGTTAAGCAAATATacagaaactgaaaacaaataaaaacaaagatagaaaacaaaaaacctaaataTATTTAACATGCAATTTTAGTTAGTTACATTGAACATTCTACTTAGAATAGAGCATGCAAAAAAGGATGGTCTGCTTTTAAGGTCTTCCTTTGAAGCTTTACGTGGCAGCCAGacatcacacacgcacacacacgacACAATAATACTATAGCAGGTCAATGAGAAAGGCCAATACATTTTATACAGAGATTCATGTCTTGTGTTGTCACAAGTCCCATgataattttggaaattaatgtTGTATTCCTAGAACAAGGAACCAACATTCCGATACCAGGAAAATGCAAGCAATGCATGCAAATCTGAAACATGAGCCTAAACGAAGCCTGAAATACTCAGCTGGGAAGCGGAGTTAGTCACGGCATCAGGAAGTGTGGTTTAAgccaccaaaagaaaaagaatgaaaaaaaaaaaaaaagggaaaataacaacataaaaccccttccccttccttcaatcctaaaggcaataaATGGAacaatgattaaaataataataacaaatcaCATGTCACATTTATCTAGAGAGTGGCAGATCATGTGGTATATTAAAAGTTCCTAAAGGTACTTGCAGAAAACCACAATGCAAGTCATTAAGTAATGCAAGAATTGTTTCAACTGATCCAACCCTCAAGATACCACCAAAGGACTTTGTTTTTCAGCCTATAGTCACTGTGTCCTGTTCATGCAGTGCACAATGGACAACTCACTCTCTTGGCCATTCGTGTCCTCTTGGACTCAGGGAGCTGGGCTCAGCCTTGAGACTCACATGCAGGAACTCTTACAAGAGCCACCAGCAGAACAGATGATAGATCTGTAGTGTGACATTTGTTTCAACCACAGAAGAACACCTACGACCTAGGTACTCACTGCATGGAGAAGCTCACCCTTGACCACCCTGGGTGAGGGCACACTGCAGAGAACCAGGGTGCTGGATTTACATGGCGCACGAGGTTACCATACACCAGCACGACACGGCAAAGCCTTCCTGAGCGAAAATGGGCATCATACAAACCACATACAGCATGGCCTTGAAGCTAACGTCAAGAACAGCTACGAGAGGGGTCACACAGACCTGGTGTTTGATTGCCAGCCTATGTATTTAAGCTTTCTGCGCAAATCTTAGGTAAGATTTTCAACCTCTACAAGACTGGTTTCACAAACCATCTTTCTCCCAGCCAGCTTTCAAACTGCCAGGGATCATCCAAAACAAAGTGGTAGGCTGATGTTTTGCTGCTAAACGAACcacttttgcatttatattttagtTCAAACAGCCTTGCAGGGAAGGTTTCAAAGGCTAAGGGCTGCTATCAGTCACACCCACAAACCAGTGCAGGTGACCAACCCTGATGTGGCAGGACCCACCAACTGGAATCAATCCACATTATTAGCACACCATGAGCAAGAACACACAGCACCAAAAAAGGTGTCAGGAATTTAAGCTGTTAATTGTCTAGATATTCTTTGAGGGGGAAAAGCCTTCTGACCATAATCATACACCAGTAATAACAGTAATAGTAACAAAGGGATCCGAGAGAACTTGGTAAAAGACAACAATGCCATTCTTACATTTCTAATATAAAAGTACTATGTTCTTCCAGGAACCTACCAAATACACATAAACCACTGATATACTGTTGCCTTTTAAATCCATGTACTAAAACCCAGACTAGTACTAATTTGTACAAATAGTGGACCAAATGCATCATCCAAAATACACCTGTATTACACAATGTGGACCAAGTACCTGggctttgctttaaaaaagtatttaagattaaaaaaaatgtaaacaaaaaatgTACAAAGCTTAGAATTAAAGGCAGCCTTTTACGTAAATTCCTAATTGTTTTGTAAATTCTAATGTGGGTCATTAAACACCCACAAGTGATTCATATTTGAATTTACAGTTTAAAAACTCTGGATTGAAATGGCGCTCTGAACTTCTGACTTTCAACACAAGCTGAATGTCCCCATGTTCTTCCTGTGcctagatttaatttttaaatacacaGCAGTGATATAGTCAAGCACTCCTGTTAAACTGGAGAAAATTATTTAACTCCTACCTCAATCCACAAAGAACTGccaatgaagtgtgtgtgtgtgtgcgtgtgtgtgtgtgtgtgtgtacacagatctgtgtgtgtgtatatatatattatatatgtatacacacagataTAGATAGGTagagatatacatacatatatatctttaaaaaaaaaaaaaaggcagtaacAAAAATGCAACCAAACTATGCTTGCATTGTGGCAGCAGAGTAAGTGTTAAGAGTGAAGGGGAAAGTGGATAAGATCTATTACGGTTTTAAATGACTATGATACTAGCTTAATTTTTACCAGACTTGCCTGTAACTCCCTTCCAAACAGACAGACTTCTTTTAAGAGGAAGGAGTTCCTTACACAAAATGCTTTGTGTTCACATAAATCTGTACGATTCAGAACAAAACCAGTTCTGCTGGCAGAGATTGTGGGTTCGCAGGGACATTTAAGCTTTCATTAAACTGGAAAGCAATCAAGTCTTTATGTCTACAAATTATACATTTAATAGTTCCACAAATTTGGTAAAGTTTGTGATGACATCTAGGATGTTTTCACCAAATCGTAGACATAAATATGGAAATCATCATCAAACTTGATGAAATAGACAGATGGTTTGGCTTCTACTTGATGAATGACCATGCCAGTCCTTTTAGAGCCATCTTCTTTGGCATATTCCACTTGTTTGCCCACCAGGCTGTCCACAACTTCTCCCGGTTCCCTTTCTGCTGGAGGTGAATCATCTATATTTaaaggggggagaaaaaaaaagaatttagagtCAGTTTTTAGATACACACCAACtcacatattttaataatttttaaaaatgtttttaatatcctGCATTCATCTTGATTTTCTACACCaagagtcagcaaactttttcttcaATGGCCAAACAATAAATATTGCAGGCTTGAAGTCATATGGTCTCTGTACCGACTACTCAGCTGTACCTCTTTATGATGACACATCTGTGATGACACATCTGTGACGACACAGATGACACATAGATGAATGGTGtgactgtgtgccaataaaactttatttacaaaaatctaGATATGTAAACAATTTCAAAAATCATAACCAGAAATTCCTTTGGCTCATATTTAATTATAGCTATAATTACCTAATGAAGTAATAAGgactaaaagaaggaaaagggcaAGAAAAAACTAAATACAGTTCACCCTTAAACAACAGGAGTTTGAACTGTATGGGTCCACTTATACCGGGATTTCTTCCCAACAGTAAACagatctgcagttggttgaattcaTGGATACAGAGGAATCACAGAAATGAAGGGCTGCCCGTAAGTTATATGCAAATTTTCAGCTGCTCAGAGGGATCAGTTCCCCACCGCAACCTCCAAGTTGTTCAGTTGTCAGCTATAAtaatatctttcttttaaaaaaaaaaaattttattgacatgtgagtgagtgaagtcgctcagtcgtgtctgactctttgtgaccctatggactggagcccaccaggctcctcagtccatgggattctccaggcaagaatactggagtaggttgccatttccttctccaggggatcttcctgacccagggatcgaacccaggtctcccgcattgcaggcagacactttaacctctgagccatgaggctgatttacaattgttatgttttATAACTTCTTAAAAATAAGTCTGCACtggtgatttccctggtggtccagtggttgagaatccaccttccaaagcaggggatgtgggtttgacctctggtcgggtaacaaagatcccacaagtcacaggCCAACTAAAGCCCAtgggtgctgcaactagagaccacaggctctggagcttgcacaccacaaccagagagaagcctgcacatttCACAAGGAAGATCTCGCAcgccacaactgagacctgatgcagccaaaaatacataataaatctAATTCCTTTCAGTGGAATTCTTGCTTTactttgaaatgattttaaagcagACAATGCCTACTGGGATCGCTGAGAATGTACTACACACTTAAAATGCCTAAGAATCCCTGCCTTATCTTGGGACTCCTTAAAGCTTTTTTGCCTCAACTTCATTTCGTTACACATGGTCCTCCTAACCcagtttcaaaataaaagagaTTTCTCATGGTATAAAAACAGATGCTAGGTGAGTGCAAGTGAATCTCAGAGGATGAACGGGGCacctgaacatttttaaaaagtccctaAGAAAATCTTGAGTGTTGGAAAACATTGCTCACCCTATGACCTAACAAGAACTCTGTAAATTCTaggaaaacacataaaaatgagAGCAAATTATCACTatcaacaacaaagaaacaacgtacaaaggggaaaggggggctGGCAAGGGGATGGCGCTAGGcagttgcatttttattttaagaaacccCTTACTGGTCCTGAGTAACTTTGTTGCTCCTTTCCTATGGAGCAACAGAGAGCCTGCAAGTAGGACGACCAGGTATCCTGGTTGTCCATGCTTATGCCAGTCATCCTGACACACTAGTAGCAATGTGCCTTTTAATTTCCACATGTATCTTGGTCTGGACCATATCTTGTATTTACATTAACAGCAGTTTGCTCTTTGATTACAATAAATCCTCTCACTGAATCTGCAACTCTGATCTCACATAATACAAATAATCCACATGAGCATGTTATCAGTTCTGGAGGAGTAAAGAGGAAATCCAAGCTGAACGCTTCTTCAATAGCGCTCTTCCATCAAGTAGCAGCATCATACCACACCACACTTTCATGGCACCTCATATGGATGAAGAAATCCCATATACATGACTGCCATACGTTTTACAGTAACCATGAATGAAGCAAGAGACTCAAACAAAGGCCGCCATGGAGCTCTTTGTACCAGAACATCATCAGAGATTCTGACAGCAAATAAACTTGCATACCACTCAAAAGAAAGGAGTGAGAGGATAAAGACATGGTCAGTACAGGCAATGGGTAATGTGCAAATGACCCCATACTTTCTATTATCAAGTCAAGAGCACCTGCTTTAGGCCTTTCTCTACAAAAACGTTAAAAATTTCATATAGGTTGGAGAAAAGCTTTTAAGGAATGCTCTCATCACTAAATTTTTGCCTATATAAACACTTTCCATTATACACTTATAACAAATAtacacaaactaaaaaaaaaaacctctaagaaGGCAGAAGTCAGGGCCAGATGACCATGAGTGGGTTCACTGAGCAGCATGTTCAAAgggagagcttaaaaaaaaaaagacacaaaaacaaGGAGAGGATATCACACTGTTAATATATCCACTGTCTATCAGCCACATTTGTCTAAGGCCAAGACTTCATGTGTTTAAGGAAAAGCTATtgagtagtttaaaaaaaaaaaggcttacctaaaagtgaaattaagaaaataattctagtcacaacagcatcaaaaagaatgaaatacttaggaatacatttaaaaagtgcaaagcttagaaaactacaaaacattattcacagaaaaaaaaaatctcaatgaaTGAAAAAACACCCCACGCTCATGGGTCAATAGCTTAACATTGTTAAGATGGCAATATTCTCATGCCAAACTGACCAACAGATTCAACATAATATCTAACACAATCTCAGCTGACTTCTTTGCAGAAAccgacaagctgattctaaaatttatatgaaattgtaaagaacagccaaaacaattctgaaagaaaaggaagattcacacttcttgattttaaaacttaaagaatgaagttggacctgACATCACATCATaaacaaacattaactcaaaatgtatcaaaGATCCAAGTAAGAGTTAAAGCCCAACATATTCAAGGCTTCTAGAAGACATGAGGTAAATCTTTATAACCTTAGACTTAGCAAGGGATTATTAGATATGACTAAAAAAGCATGGgcaacagaaggaaaaacagacaacttggatgtcataaaattaaaaacttttgtactTCAAAGAAGgctatcaagaaagtaaaaagacaactctgagaagaagagaaaagtatCTGCAAGTCATGTATCTGACAAGAGACTTGTACCTAGACTACTGCCTCTAACTCAGTAACAAAAAGACAGCAGAACTGAGACTGCAGGCCAAGACCATGAGTAGATTTCTCCAAACAAGACACACCAAAGGCCAGTaacacaagaaaagaaacttGACAACTTTAGTcatcaaaaatatgaaaaccaaaatcacaatgaggtatcattttaCTACCACCAGGATGGCTAGATTCAAAAAGGCAAGTTCAGAGATGAACGAATGAACAGGATATAGTATATCTATTCAATGGAGTTGTATTTGGGcgttaaaagaaatgaagtatggaaacacactacaacatggatgagccttgaaaacactAAGCTGAGTTAAAGAAGCCAGTTAAAGGACCCCAAATTATATATTCTATTCATATAAAAACCCAAAGTTCAGAACAGGGAAAGGAAAATACTCTTGACAAGAGGGTGAATAATTTTACAACCTAACTAAAACAATCACTTATCcctaataattaaatatttcaaatgtatCCCTGTAAGAATTAATCAAAGACCTTgttttgaaattcaaattccTTTTGAAGTATCAAAAGTAAAAGCTGTCGATTTATACTTACTAGAATCGGGCATAATGCGAAGGTCGCCTTCTTTATAATCATCTAAGAGCTGGTACATGTATAAGACAGGATCTTTCTCATAGGTGATGTAAAACCATGTGTTCATGATAGGGGCGCGTGCTAAGACCATTCCCCTCCACTCGTCTTTAGAGCCATCCTCTGTCTCAAACATGTGCTCCACTGCTTTGCCAATCATTGTGTCAGCTAGGTGCGCATCACTGATTCGAGATGTTGCTAGGGATGAAAAAAGCAAATGATGATTTACAAAATATGCACTGTGAAGACTGAACTTACTCAAAGAAATGATTCTGAAATACACTATCAGGCTTCAGAATCATGTGGAGGCCTGTACGAAGGACAACCATCAAATTCACATTACTGACCCAGCCCAGGATGGATTCCATGGAATTACTATGCCCCAAAGTCATGTTACTGAGAgaatctgtttttctttgaatTCATCTGCTCTTGGCACTgtacttaattaaaaattttagctGTTTATTCAAGGTATAAAGTATTTTggttacaataattttttttaattattaattatagacttacagaaaagttcCAAAATTAGTATTGTCCCTATACAACTTTTACTCACCTTCCCCTTACATTTACATTTACAAAATGGTCATTTATTAAAATCAAGATATTAACCTTCAAGGCATAGGTTTTTACTCTTGCCCCTGCAATCTATTTTTTACAGTAATCAGAGTGGTATTTGTGGCAGTTACACCAGATTATGTTGATCATTTGCTTAAAATACTCCagcattttcctttcaaaatctGAATAACAAACTGTTTCTCCAGAGCCAAAGCCCCTCAGCCATCATTCCCTGCTGGTCCTCTGCCCTCCTGTTCTGTCACCTCCCTCCTACTGCCTACACCTCAGCAGCATGGGCATCTTTTTCTCGGATGCCCTTGGGCTGACCATGGCCCCCACATCCTCAGGGGCTGGCTCTTCCTGAGCAGGTGTCCTCCCTGAGGCTCTCTAGCACCATGTAATGAAAAGCGCCCCACTGCTCGGTCACTGAGTTTTATTTCTTAAGGACATTCACCACTATCTATAATCATCTTGTTTTAcatgtttgtttacttgtttttatttttttatttttgtttacttgtttttagACTGCACAGCGATGACAGCAGAGGCCCTTCCCATCTTATTTTCAATACTGTGATCATATGGGTTCAACACTGCTGTGTGAATTAATTATTTCAGAGGAAAAGCAGGTTGTTCTAGATTGTCGTTAGGAACACAGGTGAAAAATGacaagcttcttttcttttttaatactggGATAATTATGGAGGAATCTATTGATGTTAAGATTTTTCCATTCTTCATACTTCAGGTaattctttaaggaaaaaaagacactCCTATCTCATTCATGAGAGCTTCTATTTTTGTTTAAACATACTGCTATTCAATTTTATCAGAAAGACACTCTAAATACAAATGGTAGTTTTGTTTACATGTGCAATAATTGCCAAAAATAACAGATTCTCTGCTGCACAACACTAAAGCAAAATCTCACCAGTTTCTCCAAACCAGAAGGTATCAAACTTTCTGATCTCAGGACtcctaaaatttttaagtatttgtttatATGGATGATAAATATCAGtatcaactattttaaaaattataaatgatgtatctaaagatattttaagatacccacagaaatacatttttaaggaaaaataactattttctaacaaaatttttatatatatctaGCTTTAGAAACAGGCAGCTAGACTCATATCTGTTTCAATATTCAATCTTTTTTGCATGTACTTTTAGTTGACGTTTAAAATCACAAAGATATGCTGTTGAAAAAGAGTATTTTATCCGTCTTTTCAAATAATTCTAGATATTCTTCTCTGATATCACATCAAAACTCAGCAAGTCTTGGTTTTCCTTAAAGGCTAATTACACTGTAGAATCTGAAATCATTATCAATAACCTTCTGTCAAACTATTAAATTAAAATTCGTCtgcagaatacataaagaattccTATAACTctgcaacaaacaaaacaaattgaaataatccaatcaaaaaatgtggGCAAAGGAACAGGTATTTCTGCAAAGATGACATATGAATGGtcaaaaagcaaaaccaacagACAATAACAAATATTGGGGAAGATGAGAAATTGAAATCCTTATGCACTGTCAGTGGGACTGTAAAATGTTAATGGACACTATGGAAAAACAGTATGTATACAGGAACCTCAAAACAAAattgctgtatgattccacttcagGGTAAAtgcccaaaagaactgaaagcagtaCTTGAAGacatatttgtacacccatgtcatagcagcactattcacaatagcacTGGAAGAAGGAACCCACCAAGAGTCCAATCAAGgatgaatggggaaaaaatgtggtatacacatacaatggTATACTACTCagcctttgcctggagaatcccagggatggcggagcctggtgggctgccgcctatggggtcgcagagtcggacacgactgaagcgacttagcagcagcagcagaaaggaaggaaatcctgtcacatactacaacatgaatgaaccttgaggacgCTATGCTAAGGGCAAGAATCACAAAAAAGCAATACAACATAACTCTACTTATGATGTACCTAAAGTTATCATATTCACAGGAACAGGATGGTGGGTACAGGGGCTGGTGGGAGGGGGAAAATGAGTTGTTTAATGAGGAAAgaattgcaaaataaaaaaatgtggaAATCTATTCcataacaatgtgaatatacttaacatacttaacatctctgaactgtacacttgaaaacAGTTATGGTAGCAAATTTAATGTTTTGGGGCAGGGGGGgcgggaaggaaaaaaaaatttaatgttttgtgtttttttaccataacaacaaaaaaaacctgttGGTCTTTGAATGGATCTTTCACCAATACATGATTTGGTAACATTATGCACTGTTCGTATCAAAAATATATTCACTGAGCTATGCAGATCTTTGGAAACCTCAGTATATAACTGTGAAAGGATGAGTGATAAAGGCATATTATACCTTAAGATTATTATGAATTTTGATCTCATAAGGCACATGAATATGCTTCAGGGAACGTCAACAGTCCTAGACCACACTTTGGGAATCAGTACTCTGTGATGTCACTTTCTCTCACCTTGAGCTTAAGGttatggaaaacaaaactaacttaaATGTACTGCCTAAAGCAAATTAGGAAAAACCATTTTCTTTCTACATGGAATATAAATGAAGTCCAAATAACTTTTCAGAATAAAGTATCACAGGGAATACTATAATTAACTGATAATTATATTAGGCATGTAACATACTGCTGCTTTGCAAACAGGCCTTTggatttccttttgaaaattgAACTAGAAAGAAGAACATTAATAAACCCTTAAATCTCATCACCAGAGACACTCATATATTTCTGGATATCTTGGTTGCTAAAATCActgttttttaataaatcaagCTAAGTTTTTTTGCTCTATGATCACAAAAGAACTAACATAGGTCATGTGGAAGAATGCAGTAAAATCTCAAATAAGCTAGCAGTCTTGCCCTTGAAGGGGTCAGAAAAAGAATTATGATAATTAATGAGCACAAATAATTGATATAAAAGTGAGGGTACTTTTTAAGCCCTGAAGGGAAGATTCTTCCCTGTTAGTTTCTGATGTGGGAAATGGACTGCTTTCAAGATCAAGAGGAAAGAGGACATGCCTCACAAGGAACAATTTGTTCAGTCACACTTAAAAGAGATAAAGTTTAAAATGCCAAAGATTTACTATTACACAATTAGTTGCCTGTagttaaaaacacaaatttaaagaCAGACTTCTGTGAAAACAGAACTATATTTATATAGGATGAGTGAAGACAACATCTGCTATCTAAAGCGAAGATTAAAAAGTAACTTGCTGCTCTGCTAAACTTAACCTGATGGGGAAGCATTGTCCCAGGAACACAAGGGTAAAAACAAAGGGACAGGGGACTGGGTAAGCTTCTTCCCTTGACAATCTGATTCCAAAATTCTATCTTCCAAGTACAGAACTGCTGAAGCtatatttgtaaaaatacagGCTTTTAAAGGACAATTACAAAAACATAAACCAGATTCAGGCAATGGCAGCATCACTGTAAAAATGCAAATACTCTGAAGAAAGGAACATTCATTTGGGAGTATTCTAttgctgttaaaaataaaacctattttactttattcttaaaaataaaaccagtcatTATGCCTAAGGTATGCAAGGCAAAACTGATTCATATGACATTTAAAGTCATTCATAGCTCCTATGACCATCTgtgtatatacaaaataaactgaggctgtcattaaaaaaaaaagaaaaaaagccattcATTTCCCACAAACCTTGCAAAACAAACccttaaaaatataacaaaattcaCATGCATTGGTTGTTTAAATTCTGGCTGAAAGTGCAATGATCACTTTTGTAATAATACACAATGAAAGATACACTTCACCTAAAAGATtctaaaataaacacatgaaatttTTCTTAACTATTGTATGATAAAATAAGTATACTGAATATTTGAGCTAATGAGAAATACTCTTACCCATCAGAGTCCAGATAAACTGTGAGCAAAATGTGGGAAATAATCATATCAGAAATTATTAGACTGTCAACTTCTTAGGGAACAATTTATACATCTTTATATCCCTCACAgttcctttgaactgtggtttcaGGACATCTGTTCAGCAGTTTTCATGGTCTTAGGTGACTGATTTAAATATGTATCAGAAGTGcttattctccaataaaaagacaaaataccaGTAATGCAAATAATCAAAAAGCATCCATTTCAGAAATCCTTTTTAAAGCATATAACACACAAATAGTAAAGAGAACTTACCAACTCTATCAGGGAGGACTTCAAGCGCAGAAACTCTTTCATCCTTATTAAGTTCTAGTCCATAAACACAGTCAAATCCATCGTATTTTATAAGATACAAAGAAGGGTTTACAGGCACCTGGTCCAGAACGGTTCCTTTCCACTGGGTGACAGGGCCATTCCCTTCCTTCCACCCATGCTGAATCCTGCAGCCTACGATGTTCCGCCGAGGCTGGGAAACAGGTTTGCTTGGTCCCACACTGCTCCGATGTTTTCTGtattcacacatatac contains:
- the SPIN1 gene encoding spindlin-1 gives rise to the protein MKTPFGKTPGQRSRADAGHAGVSASMMKKRTSHKKHRSSVGPSKPVSQPRRNIVGCRIQHGWKEGNGPVTQWKGTVLDQVPVNPSLYLIKYDGFDCVYGLELNKDERVSALEVLPDRVATSRISDAHLADTMIGKAVEHMFETEDGSKDEWRGMVLARAPIMNTWFYITYEKDPVLYMYQLLDDYKEGDLRIMPDSNDSPPAEREPGEVVDSLVGKQVEYAKEDGSKRTGMVIHQVEAKPSVYFIKFDDDFHIYVYDLVKTS